The region GCCGGTGCCTGGAGATCATCCTCGCCGCGCTTGCCGAGCTCGGATCGGGGCCCGAACACGTGGTGCGGACCCGCATGTACATCACCAGCGGCGGGGTGGCCGAGTCGGTCGGCCGGGCCCACGCCAAGGTGTTCGGCGCCGAGCCGCCAGTGTCAACCATCGTGGTGGTGGCCGGTCTCCTGGACCCGCGGTGGCGTGTGGAGATCGAGGCCGAAGCGGTCCTCGGCGATCCCTGACCGGCGCTCCCGGGTGCACGGCCGGCGAGGGGCGGGATCTCAGCCCGCAGTGGCGAGCATCTCCGGCAGGGGCTCGGCGTGCACGAGGCTGAGGCGGCGGGTCGCCCGGGTCAGGGCCACGTACAGCGCCCGAAGTCCCTGCGGTGACTCGGCCACGATGCGCGCTGGCTCCACCACGATGACGGAGTCGAACTCGAGGCCCTTCACCATCCCGACCGGGATGACGGTGATGGTGGCGTCGATGCCGTCCCGCTCGGCCGACCCGAAGGCTGTGCCGGCGCCGGCCAGGGCGTCCTCGACGGGACCCACCAACGTCGGCGGCACCACCAGCGCCACCGTCCCGGGGTGGATCGTGCGGGCCTCCCCGGCCGCCAGCTCGGCCGCCCGTTCCGCCACGCCGTCGGGCGGCGCGGCCACGAACACCGGCTGGTCGCCCGTGCTGCGCACCGACAGCGGAGGCTGCAGGTCGGGGGCGGTGACGGCGAGCACCCGCCCGGCCAGCGCCATCACCTCCGAAGGGGTGCGGTAGTTCACGCTCAGCTCGACGACGCGGGCCGGGCGCAGCGACGGCAGGAATGAGGTGACCTCCTCCCATCGGGACAGGGCCCGGGGACCCGTGGCCTGGGCGATGTCGCCGGCCACGGTCATGGAGCCGGACAAGGAGCGACGGGCGAGCATGCGCAACTGCATGGGCGTGAGGTCCTGCGCCTCGTCCACGACGATGTGCCCGTACTGGCGGATCTCACCGCTCCGCTTGGCCCCGGGCCGGCGCGGGCCGAGCAGGACCCGGGCCTCGTCCAGCAGGGGCAGGTCGCCGGCCGTCCACGGGATCTCGTCGAGCGTCTCGCTCCGGGGGCGCACCAGCGCAGCCCGCTCCTCGTCGTCGAGGAGCCCTCGGGCGGCCAGCCGCACCAGGGCGGGCGCACCGAACAGGTCGTGCACGAGCTCCTCCGGCGTGAGCACCGGCCAGATCCGGTCAAGGGTGGAGGCGACGGCGGGGAGCTCGCGCACGAGGCCCCAGAGATCCGTCTCGCTCACCTCGCCGGATGCCAGCTCCTCCCCCCGTTCGTCGCCGCCGTCCTCGCCGTCGAGCTCGTCGAGGTCGAGGATGCGGCCGAAGCCGGCCCGCATCCGGCGCTCGGCGGCGTGACGGTACTGCTGGTGCAGCAGCCGCGACAGCAGGCCCTCGACCTGGCGGCGCCGGGCGTTGTGGGAGCCCGGACGGCGGCGGGCGGCCGACACGATCCGCTCAGTGGCATCCGGGGTGATCCGGAGGAGGAAGCCCTCGAAACCCACCTCGACGGTGCGCGACAGCGGGCGCTGGCGGTCGGCCACCGCGTTCGCCACGAGCCGGGCCATGCGCGGGTCCGACTTCACCGAGGCGGCAAGAGGCGGGTCCACAGCCCGCACCCGTGCGTCGGGCACCAGCCCGGCGATGGTGCTGAGCACGACGCCGTTCTCGCCGAGCGAGGGCAGGACCTGCTCGATGTAGCGCAGGAACAGCGGGTTGGGACCGACGACCAGCACGCCCTGTCGCTCCAGGGGGAAGCGGTGGGTGTAGAGCAGGTAGGCGGCCCGGTGCAGGGCCACCGCCGTCTTGCCCGTGCCGGGCCCGCCCTGGACGACGAGCACGCCTCCGAGGTCGGCCCGGATGACCTCGTCCTGCTCCTTCTGGACGGTGGCGACGATGTCGCGCATGCGACCCGAACGGGCCCGTTCGAGGGCGCTGAGGAG is a window of Acidimicrobiales bacterium DNA encoding:
- a CDS encoding RidA family protein; amino-acid sequence: MSTRRVSSGSPYEAMLGFCRALRIGDRVEVAGTAPIWPDGSVHPDPEEQARRCLEIILAALAELGSGPEHVVRTRMYITSGGVAESVGRAHAKVFGAEPPVSTIVVVAGLLDPRWRVEIEAEAVLGDP
- a CDS encoding UvrD-helicase domain-containing protein, which encodes MAAHPDLQAEQAHIDRAYDRVEALRAAANELLETVLRQRGGTPGSFAERDVVVRTTLQRLEQLDVGRESLCFGRIDRADGDTFHIGRLAVSGEDQEPLVVDWRAPVAEPFYRATGVDTMGLVRRRHFASEGRRLIGIEDEVFGVLDGAAYGAIDGDGSDGDGRGSGELATTGGTGTLLSALERARSGRMRDIVATVQKEQDEVIRADLGGVLVVQGGPGTGKTAVALHRAAYLLYTHRFPLERQGVLVVGPNPLFLRYIEQVLPSLGENGVVLSTIAGLVPDARVRAVDPPLAASVKSDPRMARLVANAVADRQRPLSRTVEVGFEGFLLRITPDATERIVSAARRRPGSHNARRRQVEGLLSRLLHQQYRHAAERRMRAGFGRILDLDELDGEDGGDERGEELASGEVSETDLWGLVRELPAVASTLDRIWPVLTPEELVHDLFGAPALVRLAARGLLDDEERAALVRPRSETLDEIPWTAGDLPLLDEARVLLGPRRPGAKRSGEIRQYGHIVVDEAQDLTPMQLRMLARRSLSGSMTVAGDIAQATGPRALSRWEEVTSFLPSLRPARVVELSVNYRTPSEVMALAGRVLAVTAPDLQPPLSVRSTGDQPVFVAAPPDGVAERAAELAAGEARTIHPGTVALVVPPTLVGPVEDALAGAGTAFGSAERDGIDATITVIPVGMVKGLEFDSVIVVEPARIVAESPQGLRALYVALTRATRRLSLVHAEPLPEMLATAG